Sequence from the Phragmites australis chromosome 6, lpPhrAust1.1, whole genome shotgun sequence genome:
cattggtttccttatgaaattatctttccaaccatatgtgaatcgtcgaaaacggagtccggatgcgtcctgggcgtccgttttattgctcgctggtcctggaggccgaggctgattcggactcgagttggactggacctcctgctgttgttggacgtcctagctgctcctccacgcctccaagccttcctctatgtgtttccttgtcctctccatgattcctgaacaacacataatcattaggtagtaatctattctcaaaattatataaagagttgcttaggaacgagctcacctctaaatttaattgtcgtgcgcgagctcttgtgattggaccttgaaagttcaatggaggatcattgtatgtatccgagggagtgatgtcctcatcaaggagaaggcaagtgtccttgatcatattgaacctatggtttttaaatgttttgttttacaaaattgcatgcaatgtctgtcaatatgatgggtagttacctatgttagggttttccctagatttttctttatcatcctttggaacctagatggtttatggttaggtgtctttgtgggtagattgcttagccatgcttttgggatgttgagaagtgtcataatcttgactaatgaacatatgcaacaatggtcattaatttgttaatggtatagcaacatggaaccttagaccttgagcaaagtagttttgatggttgtcatggttatgatgttggtttagtgtttgctcaagtaacctaagtaaggaccagttcgtggagcgacaacccaagaagtaacgtaccaaccacgaggctgatatgggtaaggcgtggcatactgattagagtctgtccagtgtgcgttggatcggcacaaaagggggcttctgggtaggagatttgcttgcgtaaagcctggcggtgaaacctagtgggcagacacatactggattggtctctggttagtggaaagtgtcatacagtgattcttggccgCACACCActagcatgtgttaagtgtcttgcaaacacgacaacatgaaatttactgactcgtgaggaaagctggacaacctctgcaaagtgtaaaactgttataacagccatgctcacggacatgagagacttgggtcctcacatgattagagggtggatggttttggttctggtacagggagcactagatggtgtggttttggttatagtacagggagtactagacggttgtggtatgcagggtggggaaccttgtatgctaggtgatggattgtttgggttacattcatttaatacctgattaatgcttttgagtccaaatgtgttttcattactcgcatttacgcaaatattaccatgtgttagcctattcttgatataagcctccatgtcattattttcccacacttgctgagtactttatgtgcgcacccttgctttctcctacaaaaatatatgctgctcagtggaagactttgaggattttcaagacgacgacctggtgttctaaggagcgtgtcttccagtcggtgttTATGGAGtggtcgccaatgttttcgtcctgctgccgtcgtttaggttaattttgaggttgtttaggtgaagtcttttatttgtaagaagtgaatgtttatttaattaaagtattgcttttgctacttcacatATGAcatccttatatgtgttaaactttctaggcacacataaaccgcacttggttttatccgttaaaaccgggtgtgacacactCCCACTCGAGCCTCTGCTCCCCGTGATCTGAACCTCGTCTGGGTCCACATCTCGAATGCCCGCGTTCTCGGCAGGTTGCCCATGCCTGGGGAGCTTCACAAGTTCACGAGAATCATCATTATGGTTTACGGCTACTCGAAAAGTGGATGAAATCAAAATCACGGTTCGTAGGACTTACCGAAAATATCCTCTCTTCATCGTTTGACTCCATCTCTACGATGGGGATCGGGACATCTGAGTGGCCAGACTAGGGGGTGAGTCAAAAAGGAGCTTAGTCCTCTTATCCACCACATTTGGAGAAAAGCTCTGTGGAAAACGACAATCAAAAGTGACCCGTAAGAAACAAACCCACGACTCCCCTAAAATGGCTACTCGTGATCTGTAGGTACTTGTCTCACTACCTCAGGCAGGGTCTATCCCGGTCGGAAATTGCCAAGCACCGATGATCCTCAAATTCAGAGGGCTCAGGTGGCGCTTGATGAAATCCTGGTGACGTCTTATGCCGTCAACCACTTCTCCCTCAGATATTGGATATCGCTAAAGAGATTCCGATGAAGGGTGGTCATCTTCGGCTCCTTCGTCCACGCTACCCTCTATAGTAGGGGGAGGCCACAGTAAGAGTCCTAGCAGGCCGGGTTGGCAGTAGAACCACTTCCGGTGCCATCCCATCCAAGAGCTCTTAGCGGCGAACTCAATGTATTCCACCTCCTTTCCTTCCCGGAGATGAAATTCAGCGCCACCAGCAACCTTGTTCTAGAACTCGTTCAAGAGGTAGAACTACCTAAAGAGTTCAAGGGACGGGCGAATGCCAAGGAAGGCCTCGAATAGATGTGTGAAAATGCTTAGCATGATgttggagttggggttgagatggatgagTTCATGGCCGTAGAAGGCAAGCACCTCAAGGAAGAAGCTTGAAGGGCGGAATCGGAAACCGCAGCGAAAGAAATTAAGGAACACCACAGTCTAGACTGTGTATGGATTGGGGATCGTCTGCCTCTCCATCAAAGTGCAAGCAATTAGGGCCTGAGATGGGATTACCTCATTGAGCTTCGCCTTCTCCAAGGCCTCCTCCATGATCTCGGACTTCTGCTAGGTTAGGATCGTGCTCGCCACCATACCAGCAGTGGAGATCTCCACCTTCTCGATCTTCTTTTGACCATGGCGCCAGAGGAACCGTAGGCAGagggttttttttggggggggggagggggttggAGATAGGGCGCGAGAGGCATGAAGAGATGATAGGATTAAGATGATGGCGGAGGGGTGAATGGGGTGTGGTCTCCCTGTCTCACTTTATATGCGAGGTGGCGACTCTCGAAAATGGCCCCTCGACTGACGTCGTGACACAACTTGAGGCCACGTTCTCTTGCTTTTCCATTACGTCACATTTACTTCCCAACGCATGTGAGGGCAATAACCCTATGAACCTGACGCTCCGCCTTGCCGCGTGCATGCATTTTTTCAGCGCAATCATGATCTCCTGTTAGGTAAAAGATTCTCATCACTGCCCATAACAATGACTCTTGTCTTCCTAACCTTTTCACAAGGATCGGATGATATTCTTCGGGCGACTCATAAATCCTACTCAGACGGAATACCTTCTCGAGGACTCACTTGATTGCTCGAAGGCATTCAAGACCCCGGGTAGACAATATAAGGACCCTGAAACCTAGTTggatgtttcatcataatcggGAACCTGAGTCTTCCTTGACGATGCGATTagacaaaatgcttatctttgttgaCCAAGTATTTGACCCGTTGAAGACTCATTTCGCGTATTGCTAGGGGACTTGATGATGACTACCATGTAATTGCCATATCCGAGTACCCCCAAAATTACCTATTATTTTTggagcatatctctatcttcgAGAAGATGATCCCTAGATGAATCGAAATTGCTTTAGGCTCccaggatatctcataaacaaGAAATTTTATCTTCAAGAATAGGAAGAAAAACTCTAGAGGACAtacgtcccccctatatatggAGCCTAGAGATCTTGTGGAGGACAAGTCGTATAATCTACAAGACATTAGAAGTCGTCGACTAGGTTAGATTCATATAGGCTAGCCATATATCCCCTTTGTAACAACctcaagatcaatacaagacaaacaggacgtagggttattattctGAGATAGGTCctaacctgtctaaaaatccacTTATGTGTTCGcttgattcatctactcgatGTATCCCCTATTTCTTCTACAAATTCATAAGATTGGCGGTTCATCAATTGTCAACAATTCTTATTTGGATGTAGAAGCAATTACTTATGTTGAACTATAAAACTATTACAACTGGCTGATATTGAAGCATGAACATTGTCAATTTCCTAGCTGTTAGATGAGAATAAAAATGAACTACACTATAGTAGATCAAATCCAAAACAGCAAGGTAACTCCATATTTAGTTCAGAATAAAACTTTGTCTTGATTTACTTATGTTGAAATAACTGTCTGAaagtatatatagatatattgtATTCAAAGGACGTACTAATTAAAACAACACATTGCAAAATGCTAATGCAACCAAAATAACCTCAAATTCATACAAGGTAAACAGACACTATAACAGAAATAGACATTCCTTTCAACACAATAATCAATATGAACTAACTTTGAAATCCAATAATATTCAGTCAGACCGTCAAACATTTTAACAACTATACCCAAACAGAATAACTGGAGAGTGGAAAGTCATACCTGTCAACGGGAGTAGACAGAGAAGGCGAGCTACAGGGTGGCAACAACAAGGAAGGCGACTGCATCCTTACACAACATCGTGAAGCCCAGATGTTCTAGGTAACCATCTATCAAATCAAATTGCCAAACCTACCACGATATTTCATATCAGATACCAAAACTAAGAAACCAGGTAACAGCAATACAAAGCATAGCATCTGAGCGGCAAGGACTATGCCGCACGGAGCGCGCGTATGAGCCGGCCTGTGCTCGAGCTCATGCAGGGGGTTGTTCCCCGATTCTTCGGCGGGCTGTACGGAGCAGTCTCGCCTGGCCCGCCTCCAACGAAGGCAGTGGAAATAGGCCCCACCGTTAAAAAAAACGCAATACAAAGTATATTTATGTACAAGTACAACTAACTACATTCTAACATCAAAGAAATTAGGATACAACCGCAAGGCCATGCACCACCCTGCACATCTGCAGCCAGCCGAGCGCATCGCACATCGAGAGCACCGTCACCAGCGTTGCTTAACCAGCATCAGTCCAGCAAACAATTCCTCCTGGAACAGATCAACGCCTCGCAACCCAGCACGACATCTGAGATGGCCGGCGTCAGTGCATTCCAGGAAGTATGGATCCAGCTCGGCATTCTGTCGAACAACCTATAGGCGTCCTCTACGCGCCCGCAAATGGTGACGAGCGAGTTGTTGATTAAGTGATAATCTTGCAACAGCTCCACAAGTCGCAACGGCAGCCCGACGTCCGTGCCCACCACCGCTTCCCTCCGCCAATGGAACGCGCTCCTCGCCGTCCACGCCTGGAGCGGCCACCATGCCAATGCCTTCGCACTCCTACCACCCCTACTCGCCGCATCTGACGGTCTCAACACTGATGTATTCACAGTAACTCCTGCCGCTTGGTCAGGTGCAAACTCTAATTGGCGGCTAATCACGTGGGGTCGACTGCAAGCACGCTGTAGTAGCACAGGCGTGTATTGTAGAGTCGGGTGGAAGAGGGTGAGCTGCGGAGGGAGATGGAGCCATGGGGGCGAGATTATAGAGAAGATTGCTTCGGTGAGATGCGGAGGGTGATGGAGTCATGGGACGAGACTATAGAGAGGATTGATTGCTTCGGTGAGCAGTTTGGCTCAGGGACCACAGAGATGGAGAAAACTAAGGTTCTGCACACATTGATCGAGAGGTTTATTGCTGAATCAATGTGATAAGAGGTTCAGAACTCCTATTCCTTTTTTTAGAATAATTATTGAGTTTGCTACAAGCGATAAACTACCAGATCATCTATATAAATAATAAACTAAATTTGTTAAAAATATGTTTGCCTCTGAGTTTTATTCATAACTAAAGACTAAATTCTTGCACTGAGAATAACATagttaaattcaaaataaagagaatattatgaataaaaaatttaaaccaGGTCTAGCCGTGTAATTTGCGCGGATCACGTTGTTAGTTGCTCAGTAACAGATCTCTCCATCAGAGCCTCTTTCGGTAAATTAGTGGCAGTCTGGCAAATACATCGACTTTGACCAGCTCGgtcttcatctttatctccACTCGCCTCTTCTTATAGCAACCCGATCTTGTTAAGCTTACTCACCACCACACTAGAGCCTCAAAGAACGCACCTTAAAGGACAAGAAATGGCTCACTCCAGCCTCCTCTTTGTTTTCCTACTGCTCTTTCTCGCCTCCAATTCCAGCTTGCAATCAACGACGGCGGCGCAGTCCCACGACGGTGAGCTCGCCACACTCCTTACAATAAAAAAGGACTGGGGCAGCCCTGCTGCTCTCAGCTCATGGAGCTCCAGCAACCCTGCCTACTGCAACTGGACAGGGGTGATTGGCTGCAAAAATGGCCAAGTCACCGCCCTGTCCATCCGAAATCTCGTACCCAATCCGATCCCAGCCTCCCTTTGCAGCCTCAAGAACCTGTCCTACTTAGACCTCTCCGGCAACAACCTCACCGGCGAGTTTCCGACGGTGCTCTACGGCTGCTCGGCCCTGCACTTCCTTGACCTGTCGAACAATCACTTCTCTGGCGCCCTCCCGACTGACATCGATAAATTGTCCTCGGGGATGGAACACCTTAACATGTCGAGCAATGGTTTCATCGGCAGCGTGCCGCCGGCAATTGCCGGGTTCCCGAAGCTCAAGTCGTTGGTTCTTGACACCAATGGCTTCAATGGGAGCTACCCGAGCACTGCCATCAGCGACCTCGTGGGGCTCGAGACACTGACGCTGGCAATGAACCCGTTCATGCCAGGGCCTATCCCGGACGAGTTCGGCAAGCTGACGAAGCTGAAGAAGCTATGGCTGTCGGGGATGAACTTGACTGGTGGCATCCCCGACACACTCTCAGCGCTCACTGAGCTAACGGTGTTGGACTTGTCACAAAATGAACTTGAGAGCGAAATCCCGGCGTGGGTTTGGAAGCTTCAGAAACTCCAGGACCTTTACCTGTACGCCAACAACCTCGTCGGAGGGATCGGGCCGGACGTCACCGCCGTCAGCATGCTCGAGCTTGACCTGTCTGAAAACAGGCTCACCGGACCAATACCGGAGACCATCGGCAACATGAAGAACTTGACCTTGCTGTACTTGTacttcaacaacatcaccgGGCGGATCCCGGCGAGCGTCGGTTTGCTCCCGAGCCTCACCGACCTCCGGATATTTAACAACATGCTCTCCGGCCCCCTCCCGCCGGAGCTCGGGAAGCACTCGCCACTTGGCAACCTAGAAGTGTGCAACAATTTCCTCACCGGCGAGCTCCCAGACACCCTCTGCTTCAACAAGAAGCTCTATGACATCGTGGTGTTCAACAACAATTTCTCCGGCGTGTTCCCGGCAAGCCTCGGGGAGTGTGACACGCTGGACAACATTATGGCGCACAACAACCATTTCACCGGGGAGTTCCCGGAGAAGGTATGGTGGGCGTTCCCCAAGCTGACCAACGTCATGATACAGAACAATGGCTTCACCGGCACTCTGCCCAGTGTGATATCCTCCAATATCTCACGAATTGAGATGGGGAACAACCGGTTCTCCGGCTCCGTGCCGGCTTCCGCAACGGGGCTGAAGAAATTTGCGGCGGAGAACAACCAATTCTCTGGCGTGCTACCGGCAAATATGTCAGGGTTCACCAACCTCACCGACATGGACCTCGCCGGGAACTGGATTTCTGGCTCGATTCCACCGTCCATCCGATCATTAGGAAGGCTGACTTCCCTGAATCTTAGCAGCAATCAGATATCCGGCAAGATCCCGGCGGTGATCGGGTTGCTGCCGGTGCTCAATATCCTTGACCTCTCCAACAACTTGCTCAGCGGCCACATACCGCAGGAGTTCAGCGACCTCCATCTCAGCTTCGTCAACCTCTCGTCCAACCAACTCACCGGCGAGGTCCCCGAGTCGCTGCAGAGCCCGGCGTACGAAGGGGCATTCTTCGGAAACCGTGGCCTCTGTGCCACGGTGAACCTGAACATGAACCTTCCGGCATGCCGTTACGGCGGCCGTAACCGTAACCAGATGTCGACAGGCCTGATCATCTTGTTCTCGGTGCTTGCCGGCGTCACCCTCCTCGGTGCCGTTGGCGTTGGGTGTCTCATCATCCGGCGGCAGAAGCGCCAGCAAGACGTGACCGTGTGGAAGATGACGCCGTTCCACGCGCTCGACTTCACGGAGTGTGACATACTCACCGAGCTCCGGGAGGAGGACGTGATCGGCAGCGGTGGCTCCGGCAAGGTGTACCGCGTCCACCTCCGCGGCCTCGGTGGCGCCGGCAAGGTGGTGGCCGTGAAGAGGCTGTGGAGCAGGGGGAAGGCCGACGCGAAGCTCGACAAGGAGTTCGCCTCCGAGGTGAAGATCCTCGGAGACATCCGGCATAACAATATCGTGAGCCTTCTCTGTTGCATCTCAAGCGACGTCACGAAACTTCTGGTGTACGAGTACATGGAGAACGGCAGCCTCGATCGGTGGCTGCACCCGCGAGAGCGTGCCGGCGCGCCGGCGCCGCTGGACTGGCCGACGCGGCTGGGCATCGCGATCGACGCGGCAAAGGGCCTCAGCTACATGCACCAAGATTGCGCGCAACCCGTCATGCACCGGGACGTGAAGTCCAGCAACATTCTGCTCGACCCGAGCTTCCGCGCAAAGATAGCCGACTTCGGTCTGGCCCGGATCCTCGTCAAGTCCGGCGAGCCGGAGTCCGTGTCCGCCGTCGGCGGCACCTTCGGCTACATGGCTCCAGGTAAGAACTCTTCCAGTCTCAGACGTAAAATGGCACGATTACAGCTCCGGCTACATGGGTACTCTACTTTGGCTGCAGAGTGTGGACGCGGCGCGAAGATGAACGAGAAGGTGGACGTGTATAGCTTCGGCGTTGTGCTGCTGGAGCTGACGACCGGGCGGGTGGCGAACGACGGTGGCGAGGAGTGCTGCCTGGTAGAGTGGGCATGGCGGCGGTACAAGGCCGCTGGCCCTCTGCACGACGTCGTCGACGGGAGCATCATCCAGGACGGGGCAGCGTTCGTGGAGGATGCCGTGGCCGTGTTCGTTCTCGGCGTGATCTGCACCGGGGACCACCCGCCGTCGAGGCCGTCGATGAAGCAGGTGCTGCAGCAACTCGTCCGGTACGACCGCACCTCCAGCGTGGCCGGCGCGTGCCGGGACGAACTCGAGGACAAGGGCGGCGTGCGGATCCCTCAGGGAAAGAAAGGCGGCCAGGCAGACAAGAGCTCGCCGGACACCGGAGTGTTTTGGGAAGGCGACGGGGAAGAGAGCGGCAACTTCGTGGCTCATCCCGTTTAAATGTTCTTTTTTTATATGTGGCATTTAAGGTATGCATCGTGCATGTGGCACGAGTTTGTTAAGCTGTAAATTATGTAGTTGAATGCTATCTGTACTGCAATTACATCATGCACACAGAGGACTGATCATAagactatctccaaccattttcccttcatttcgttcccttcccgattcccttctccgttctcattccctttattttctctcatctccaacagcttcccttcgaggggaatcgcgaagggaacagagagagaatcccgtcctgaagggaatgaccctgggaatccagccgtgaagggaaaccgttgggagcgctgaagggaacgggaatcccttcacgacaggaaTCTGCCCGTGAAGAGACTCCCTCAGCACTTGTGAGTTGTGGCGTGTCAACATGaacaaaaaataattcaacactGCGCTTTGCATCTGCTCCTTATTCCCAATTCCACCACGTTCACACATTGATTCTACATCGTTCCAACTAAAGATTGTTCCACTTTTGGGGCATCTTGCTTGGCAAAGAGCCCAAATAGATTAGTACGTGATAATATATCTGTAATTTAACAGGGGTATCTTTGAAATTAGAAATCGAGCAGAAAAtgagacacacgatgtagaTAGTTTTGGATCCTCGATTAGCGTAATACTATAtatcctgtgtggatgctattaTATATTAGTATCTCGAGTATGAGCAATGTGACTAGATTACAATGGAGAGGATTAGATCTAGACTAATCTAGGGTTAAAGCCGTTGAGTATCTTCGATTGCTAGGGTCTTGAAGTCGCTTATGTCGAGATGTGTCTGCCTCCTTGTGGGGGTTAGGGTCTCCATCTTATAAAGAGGTTCTGGTGCCACCTTAGTCCGGTtgtagtcgatagagagtttTTCATCTTATCGGCCAAGGCAAAGCAGCAGAATCCAACCTAGgtactagtcgtactcgagtcggATAActcgatcgagaccttcctagtacaCATCTTTGTGATCACTAGGAGTATGGGTCTCGTAGATTCAGGTCCgtaatatccagagttgttaagCAGGTGTACGATGTACCTTATCTGTATACGGCACACTCCGTATCCTGCACTAGAGATGGATCGGTCGATTCTTCCCCCTCAGGATCctgcactagagaggagtcccagcaGTAGAGTCTTTAGTACATCATCTTAGTTTTGCTAGAGTCGAGCATCTATGTAATTATTAAGGACGATAATgatagtgtgagaattgttatggtgctaagtgtgtgatttggatcttttgtttgcgTGTCGGTGTgtgctgtggaatgctttggcaccttatcCACAGTCGCATCTTTAAtatctataatataatatagttagGTTTCCTTAGTTAAATCATTTTCCAGTCTTGTTTATCTACTCCTGTCCCTCTTTCTAACCTTAATTAGATAGTTACATAAGAAGGAGCACCAACACCAATGAGGaggacaacaacaaccagaatccaccccagCCTCCTCCAGTGACCTTGGAATAACatatggctatgcaaactcataTCTTACAAGatttagctcaaactatggtgctGATGCAGCAATAGCAtccaaatcatgttcctcaaccccatcaaccatcaagacttggagaattcaagaaCTCAGCCCACAGTCTTTAGTTATGTagtggagcctatggatgcagatgattggctgaaagatatagaaaggaagctacaagttgcacaGTACAATGATAGAGAGATGGTACTCTATGCTTCACACCAACTCATCGGTCAAGCTttggactggtgggaagcatattgtgttGCACATGATaatccagcagctatcacttggATGGAATTCAAATCCAGTTTCTGCACTCATCATGTGCATCAGGAGATATTCGtatgaagaagaaggaattcatgagcttaaagcaaggaccaatgactgtaagggagtatgtgaccaagtttacccagttgtctaggtatgctccaaatgaagtggaTACAGATAAGAAAAAGCAAGAACGCTTTCTGGAAGGTCTGGATGATGCTATTGAATATGCCTTACTTCCTCAAGAGTTACCTAATTTCCAAGCAATGGTGACAAAGTtttagtggttgaacacaagcATCGTCAACTAGACGAgtagaagaggaagatgtctttccaagaacaaggaagcaTGAGAAGCATTACTCTACGCATGACCTGGAATTAGCAGCAGTGGTTCATGCACTGAAAATTTGGCGACACTATCTCATTGAAAAACGGTGCGAGATATACATTGATCACAAGTGtttgaaatatatattcacCCAACTGGATttaaaccttcgtcagcgccgatggctagagttaatcaaggactatgatgtgAGAATCCATTATCACCTAGGAAAGGCTAATGTGgagccgatgctttgagtcaaAAGAGTTATTCTAActcgatgatggttcaagatagtcgACCCgagttatggaaagagtttgagaagcttaaCCTTGGTTTTGTGGCAGATATAGAAGCAACTACCATGGAAGTTGATTGCACATTAGAGCAAGATATTTGTAAAGGTCAACTTGAAGATGAAAAGCTCAAGGAAATAAGGCAGCTTATTAAGGATGATAAAGCACCAGGCTTTACAGAAGATAGTCAAGGTATtgtgtggttcaaaaagagaatctGTGTGCCCAATCAAAAGGCCATTAAAGAGTTAATTTCaagggaagctcatgattcagcatattccattcaccccgaaagcacgaagatgtatcaagatcttaaggattgttattggtggtatggaataaAAAGAGATATTACAGAATACGTAGCcctgtgtgatacttgccagaaggtcaaagcagaacattAGGGACCAGTAGGATTGCTACAACCTTTGAAGGTACCtgagtggaaatgggaggaaatcggtatggatttcattgtcgGATTACCCCGTACACAaggaggatatgattctata
This genomic interval carries:
- the LOC133922377 gene encoding receptor-like protein kinase 5 isoform X2; translated protein: MAHSSLLFVFLLLFLASNSSLQSTTAAQSHDGELATLLTIKKDWGSPAALSSWSSSNPAYCNWTGVIGCKNGQVTALSIRNLVPNPIPASLCSLKNLSYLDLSGNNLTGEFPTVLYGCSALHFLDLSNNHFSGALPTDIDKLSSGMEHLNMSSNGFIGSVPPAIAGFPKLKSLVLDTNGFNGSYPSTAISDLVGLETLTLAMNPFMPGPIPDEFGKLTKLKKLWLSGMNLTGGIPDTLSALTELTVLDLSQNELESEIPAWVWKLQKLQDLYLYANNLVGGIGPDVTAVSMLELDLSENRLTGPIPETIGNMKNLTLLYLYFNNITGRIPASVGLLPSLTDLRIFNNMLSGPLPPELGKHSPLGNLEVCNNFLTGELPDTLCFNKKLYDIVVFNNNFSGVFPASLGECDTLDNIMAHNNHFTGEFPEKVWWAFPKLTNVMIQNNGFTGTLPSVISSNISRIEMGNNRFSGSVPASATGLKKFAAENNQFSGVLPANMSGFTNLTDMDLAGNWISGSIPPSIRSLGRLTSLNLSSNQISGKIPAVIGLLPVLNILDLSNNLLSGHIPQEFSDLHLSFVNLSSNQLTGEVPESLQSPAYEGAFFGNRGLCATVNLNMNLPACRYGGRNRNQMSTGLIILFSVLAGVTLLGAVGVGCLIIRRQKRQQDVTVWKMTPFHALDFTECDILTELREEDVIGSGGSGKVYRVHLRGLGGAGKVVAVKRLWSRGKADAKLDKEFASEVKILGDIRHNNIVSLLCCISSDVTKLLVYEYMENGSLDRWLHPRERAGAPAPLDWPTRLGIAIDAAKGLSYMHQDCAQPVMHRDVKSSNILLDPSFRAKIADFGLARILVKSGEPESVSAVGGTFGYMAPAPATWVLYFGCRVWTRREDEREGGRV
- the LOC133922377 gene encoding receptor-like protein kinase 5 isoform X1; the protein is MAHSSLLFVFLLLFLASNSSLQSTTAAQSHDGELATLLTIKKDWGSPAALSSWSSSNPAYCNWTGVIGCKNGQVTALSIRNLVPNPIPASLCSLKNLSYLDLSGNNLTGEFPTVLYGCSALHFLDLSNNHFSGALPTDIDKLSSGMEHLNMSSNGFIGSVPPAIAGFPKLKSLVLDTNGFNGSYPSTAISDLVGLETLTLAMNPFMPGPIPDEFGKLTKLKKLWLSGMNLTGGIPDTLSALTELTVLDLSQNELESEIPAWVWKLQKLQDLYLYANNLVGGIGPDVTAVSMLELDLSENRLTGPIPETIGNMKNLTLLYLYFNNITGRIPASVGLLPSLTDLRIFNNMLSGPLPPELGKHSPLGNLEVCNNFLTGELPDTLCFNKKLYDIVVFNNNFSGVFPASLGECDTLDNIMAHNNHFTGEFPEKVWWAFPKLTNVMIQNNGFTGTLPSVISSNISRIEMGNNRFSGSVPASATGLKKFAAENNQFSGVLPANMSGFTNLTDMDLAGNWISGSIPPSIRSLGRLTSLNLSSNQISGKIPAVIGLLPVLNILDLSNNLLSGHIPQEFSDLHLSFVNLSSNQLTGEVPESLQSPAYEGAFFGNRGLCATVNLNMNLPACRYGGRNRNQMSTGLIILFSVLAGVTLLGAVGVGCLIIRRQKRQQDVTVWKMTPFHALDFTECDILTELREEDVIGSGGSGKVYRVHLRGLGGAGKVVAVKRLWSRGKADAKLDKEFASEVKILGDIRHNNIVSLLCCISSDVTKLLVYEYMENGSLDRWLHPRERAGAPAPLDWPTRLGIAIDAAKGLSYMHQDCAQPVMHRDVKSSNILLDPSFRAKIADFGLARILVKSGEPESVSAVGGTFGYMAPECGRGAKMNEKVDVYSFGVVLLELTTGRVANDGGEECCLVEWAWRRYKAAGPLHDVVDGSIIQDGAAFVEDAVAVFVLGVICTGDHPPSRPSMKQVLQQLVRYDRTSSVAGACRDELEDKGGVRIPQGKKGGQADKSSPDTGVFWEGDGEESGNFVAHPV